In a genomic window of Labilithrix sp.:
- a CDS encoding cupin domain-containing protein, whose product MSEPPLAALRALVSAAASEPAEATVSLRDRLLASRTRKGRYGLFVDRVARLFDLPVPETEALLARIESDEAWGPFLVPGTAIIPVVAGPRRAGAIATMVRVAPGVTFPEHTHRGVETMVVVDGGFVEAGSPVETWRGEEITRDDGTSHALVGLPGVPCVAAVLITGHADFA is encoded by the coding sequence TTGAGCGAACCGCCCCTCGCCGCGCTTCGTGCGCTCGTCTCTGCGGCGGCCTCCGAGCCCGCGGAGGCGACGGTGTCGCTGCGCGATCGCCTGCTCGCTTCGCGCACGCGGAAGGGACGCTACGGCCTCTTCGTCGATCGCGTCGCGCGGCTCTTCGATCTCCCTGTCCCCGAGACCGAGGCGCTGCTCGCGCGCATCGAGTCCGACGAGGCGTGGGGTCCCTTCCTCGTGCCGGGGACCGCCATCATCCCGGTCGTGGCGGGTCCCAGGCGCGCGGGCGCGATCGCGACGATGGTGCGCGTCGCGCCGGGGGTCACCTTCCCCGAGCACACACATCGCGGGGTCGAGACGATGGTCGTCGTCGACGGCGGGTTCGTCGAGGCGGGCTCGCCGGTCGAGACCTGGCGCGGCGAGGAGATCACGCGCGACGACGGCACCTCGCACGCGCTCGTGGGCCTGCCCGGCGTGCCGTGCGTCGCGGCGGTGCTCATCACCGGCCACGCCGACTTCGCGTGA
- a CDS encoding putative DNA-binding domain-containing protein codes for MSTEKIQRLIARACLGREGAELSFEGIAREDAAALTPSRLRLYRRLVRHNVTSVIGAMLARTKARLEVHAPGELGRSVDAFLDEVGPRTPHLRDVPSEFLAFAAPRWRADTRLPRWLADHAELELLDFTIGVAPRAKAPEGLLDVTADRPLVFAEPLALTRLAWAVNALANDAAAEPEERPVHILVYRDAVHVARFLELTPLAAAILERLVAGEPLGPAVAAAAGSALDADVLAGAARLLADLGERGVLLGARDA; via the coding sequence GTGAGCACGGAGAAGATCCAGCGGCTCATCGCGCGGGCGTGCTTGGGGCGCGAAGGGGCCGAGCTGTCGTTCGAGGGGATCGCGCGCGAAGACGCGGCCGCGCTCACGCCGAGCCGGCTGCGACTCTACCGGCGGCTCGTTCGCCACAACGTGACCTCCGTCATCGGGGCGATGCTCGCCAGGACCAAGGCGCGACTCGAGGTCCACGCGCCCGGCGAGCTCGGCCGCAGCGTCGACGCGTTCCTCGACGAGGTCGGGCCGCGCACGCCGCACCTCCGCGACGTCCCCAGCGAGTTCCTCGCGTTCGCCGCGCCGCGCTGGCGCGCCGATACGCGGCTGCCGCGCTGGCTCGCCGACCACGCCGAGCTCGAGCTCCTCGACTTCACGATCGGCGTCGCGCCGCGGGCGAAGGCGCCGGAGGGGCTCCTCGACGTCACCGCGGATCGCCCGCTCGTCTTCGCCGAGCCGCTCGCGCTCACGCGGCTCGCCTGGGCCGTGAACGCCCTCGCCAACGACGCCGCGGCGGAGCCCGAAGAGCGCCCCGTCCACATCCTCGTGTACCGCGACGCCGTGCACGTCGCGCGCTTCCTCGAGCTCACCCCGCTCGCGGCCGCGATCCTCGAGCGCCTCGTCGCGGGCGAGCCGCTCGGGCCCGCCGTCGCGGCGGCGGCGGGCTCTGCCCTCGACGCGGATGTGCTCGCCGGCGCGGCGCGGCTCCTCGCCGACCTCGGTGAGCGCGGCGTCCTCCTCGGCGCGCGCGATGCATGA
- a CDS encoding DUF692 domain-containing protein, with protein sequence MARATAAPGGRTRAGLACGGGGARDGRGRRATGGGARDGRGRSVRGGGRIAGVGVGLRWELLDEMLEVPPAVSFVEVSPENYMGRGGYYDEALERVKEVWPIVTHGLTMSVGGTDPLRGDYLAGLRAFIARVGSPWHSDHLCFSSAEGVILHDLLPLAFKAGEVERIADRIKQAQDAIGVPFAIENVSSYLHPGTRDMDEAEFIARVCERAGCGLMLDVNNAYVNATNFGFDVDAWMRTVPLDRVVQIHVAGHEWFDEEDGRIIIDTHGADVDDAVLALLERTLERTGPVPVLLERDQAIPPLATLLEEVRTLEAIYERATKKAAAR encoded by the coding sequence ATGGCGCGTGCAACGGCGGCACCCGGCGGGAGGACACGGGCGGGGCTGGCGTGCGGCGGTGGAGGGGCGCGTGACGGGCGGGGCCGGCGCGCGACGGGTGGAGGGGCGCGTGACGGGCGGGGACGGAGCGTGAGGGGCGGGGGGCGGATCGCCGGGGTTGGGGTGGGGCTGCGGTGGGAGCTGCTCGACGAGATGCTGGAGGTGCCGCCGGCGGTGTCTTTCGTCGAGGTCTCGCCCGAGAATTACATGGGGCGGGGGGGGTACTACGACGAGGCGCTCGAGCGGGTGAAGGAGGTTTGGCCGATCGTCACGCATGGGCTGACGATGAGCGTCGGCGGGACCGATCCGCTCCGCGGCGACTACCTCGCGGGGCTGCGGGCGTTCATCGCGCGGGTGGGGAGCCCTTGGCACTCGGACCACCTCTGCTTCAGCAGCGCCGAGGGTGTCATCCTCCATGACCTCCTCCCGCTCGCGTTCAAGGCGGGCGAGGTCGAGCGGATCGCGGACCGGATCAAGCAGGCGCAGGACGCGATCGGGGTGCCGTTCGCGATCGAGAACGTGAGCTCGTACCTGCATCCCGGGACGCGGGACATGGATGAAGCCGAGTTCATCGCGCGCGTCTGCGAGCGCGCCGGTTGCGGGCTCATGCTCGACGTGAACAACGCCTACGTGAACGCGACGAACTTCGGGTTCGACGTCGACGCGTGGATGCGGACCGTGCCGCTCGACCGCGTCGTGCAGATCCACGTCGCCGGGCACGAGTGGTTCGACGAAGAAGACGGGCGCATCATCATCGACACGCACGGCGCCGACGTCGACGACGCCGTCCTCGCGCTGCTCGAGCGCACGCTCGAGAGGACCGGGCCCGTGCCGGTGCTGCTCGAGCGCGATCAGGCGATCCCGCCGCTCGCGACGCTGCTCGAAGAGGTGCGGACGCTCGAGGCGATCTACGAGCGCGCGACGAAGAAGGCGGCGGCGCGGTGA